One Pseudoliparis swirei isolate HS2019 ecotype Mariana Trench chromosome 4, NWPU_hadal_v1, whole genome shotgun sequence genomic window carries:
- the scamp2l gene encoding secretory carrier membrane protein 2, like: MSEFDNNPFVDPVDPVDMNPFQDASITQATGRAAEGAGEYNPFSATEMETHVDSTIPISAASSQPAVLQTSVEQSTQANVAIGQANLMKQQEELERKAAELERKEQELQNSSAGRAALNTGDKQNNWPPLPSFSPVKPCFYQDFEGEIPEEYRGICKRMYYLWMFHSATLLLNVLACLAYFTAGSQYGVDFGLSILWFFLFTPVSFICWYRPVYKAFRSDNSFSFFFFFFIFFFQVAVYIIQTVGIPKWGNSGWIAAISMIGTNLAVAVVMMVVAGFFTVNAVLAVFLLKAVHSKYRRTGASFTKAQQEFSSGVLTNRTVQTAASSAAASAAQGAFGRN; encoded by the exons ATGTCCGAATTCGACAACAACCCCTTCGTGGACCCGGTGGACCCGGTGGACATGAACCCCTTCCAG gaTGCATCAATCACACAAGCCACgggcagagcggctgaaggTGCTGGCGAGTACAACCCCTTCTCTGCAACTGAAATG GAAACACACGTCGACTCGACCATCCCCAtctctgctgcctcctctcAACCCGCCGTTCTGCAGACCTCTGTggagcagagcacacaa GCGAACGTAGCCATCGGCCAGGCGAACCTGatgaagcagcaggaggagctggagaggaaaGCGGCCGAGCTGGAGCGGAAGGAGCAGGAGCTCCAGAACAGCAGCGCAGGCCGAGCGGCGCTCAACACCGGCG ataaaCAGAACAACTGGCCACCTCTTCCCTCGTTCTCCCCTGTGAAGCCGTGCTTCTATCAGGACTTTGAGGGGGAAATCCCCGAGGAGTACCGCGGGATCTGCAAGAGGATGTACTACCTCTGGATGT TCCACAGCGCCACCCTCTTACTCAACGTGCTGGCCTGCCTGGCTTACTTCACCGCCGGCTCTCAGTACGGCGTGGACTTCGGTCTGTCCATCCTCTGGTTCTTCCTCTTCACGCCCGTGTCCTTCATCTGCTGGTACCGGCCCGTCTACAAGGCCTTCAG GTCCGACAACTCCTtcagcttctttttcttcttctttatctttttCTTCCAAGTGGCGGTGTACATCATCCAGACGGTCGGGATCCCCAAGTGGGGGAACAG TGGATGGATCGCAGCCATCAGCATGATTGGCACCAACCTGGCGGTGGctgtggtgatgatggtggtggccGGATTCTTCACTGTGAACGCGGTCCTGGCTGTGTTTCTACTCAAAGCG GTCCACTCTAAGTACAGGAGGACCGGTGCCAGCTTCACCAAGGCCCAGCAGGAGTTCTCCAGCGGCGTCCTGACCAACCGAACGGTCCAGACGGCTGCATCCAGTGCAGCCGCCTCCGCGGCCCAGGGAGCCTTTGGCAGGAATTAG
- the bbs4 gene encoding Bardet-Biedl syndrome 4 protein isoform X1 — MATASSVDHPKMADEEINTALPLATEAKKRRAPKAPELPIVERINWLIHHHYIRKDYDTCKAMIKEQLQETNGMCEYAIYVQALIMRLEGKIQPSLELFQSCVILNPSSADNLKQVARSLFLLGKHKAAIEFYHEAAGLNEKDWEISHNLGLCYFFIKDFKRAEEHLNIALRINKHDKTFMMLGKVHLQAGETDKAIEVYRTAVEFSPENTELLSTLGLLFLQLGKYQKAFEHLGNALTFDPNNYKAILAAGSMMQTHGDFDVAMNKYRVAACAVPESPPLWNNIGMCFFGKKKYVAAISCLKRAHYMSPFDWKVLYNLGLVHLTMQQYASAFHFLNAAISLNPRMGELYMLLAVALTNLEDVDNATRAYEQAAIIDESNPLVNLNFAIFLYNHGDKKATLDQYQEMERKVNLLRDNNSNFEFDTELMDMAQKMGAALQVTEGLVWTKPGKDSKSKANSAAAAKALGTNQALGQAMSSAASYNKNLQLPTGGSMPLEPEPDVETAPSPPTDPPGSPEPAESKNPRPRTSKRKSKVEE; from the exons atggcaacggctTCGAGTGTCGATCATCCCAAGATGGCGGACGAGGAGATAAACACGGCG ctCCCACTTGCCACTGAAGCCAAGAAACGTCGAGCACCTAAAG CTCCAGAGCTTCCCATTGTGGAGAGGATAAACTGGCTGATCCACCATCACTACATCCGTAAGGACTATGACACCTGCAAG GCGATGATCAAAGAACAGCTGCAGGAGACTAACGGAATGTGTGAATATGCCATATATGTTCAAG CATTAATCATGCGCCTCGAGGGCAAGATCCAACCGTCCCTGGAGCTGTTTCAGAGCTGTGTCATCCTGAATCCCAGCAGCGCTGACAACCTCAAGCAGGTGGCCAGATCGCT ATTTCTCCTGGGAAAGCACAAAGCAGCTATTGAGTTCTACCACGAAGCTGCGGGGCTCAACGAGAAAGACTGG GAGATCAGTCATAATCTGGGGTTGTGCTATTTCTTCATCAAAGACTTCAAGCGT GCTGAGGAGCATCTAAACATAGCTCTCCGGATTAATAAACACGACAAGACGTTTATGATGCTCGGGAAGGTTCATCTGCAGGCTGGAGAAACCGACAAGGCCATCGAAGTGTACAGGACGGCCGTGGA ATTCTCTCCAGAGAATACTGAACTCTTGTCTACTCTCGGGCTGCTGTTTTTACAG CTTGGGAAATACCAAAAAGCATTTGAGCACCTTGGAAATGCCCTCACGTTTGACCCCAACAATTATAAG GCCATCCTGGCTGCGGGCAGCATGATGCAGACCCACGGCGACTTTGATGTGGCCATGAACAAGTACAGAGTGGCGGCCTGCGCCGTGCCAGAGAGCCCGCCCCTCTGGAACAACATCGGCATGTGTTTCTTCGGGAAAAAGAAGTATGTGGCG gccATCAGCTGCCTGAAGCGAGCCCACTACATGTCTCCCTTTGACTGGAAGGTGTTGTACAACCTGGGTCTGGTTCACCTGACCATGCAGCAGTACGCCTCTGCCTTCCACTTCCTCAACGCCGCCATCAGCCTCAACCCACGGATGGGGGAACTCTACATGTTACTGGCAG TGGCTCTGACCAACCTGGAGGACGTAGACAACGCCACCAGAGCGTATGAGCAGGCTGCCATCATTGACGA GTCCAACCCTCTGGTCAACCTGAACTTTGCCATCTTCCTCTACAACCATGGCGATAAGAAGGCCACTCTGGACCAGTatcaggagatggagaggaaagtCAACCTGCTTCGAGACAACAACAGCAACTTTGAATTTGATACTGAG CTCATGGACATGGCTCAGAAGATGGGAGCTGCTCTGCAGGTGACGGAGGGTCTGGTGTGGACTAAACCAGGCAAGGACTCCAAATCCAAAGCAAACTCTGCGGCGGCCGCCAAAGCCCTCGGTACCAACCAAGCTCTGGGCCAAGCCATGTCTTCTGCCGCCAGCTACAACAAGAACCTCCAGCTGCCAACGG GTGGTTCCATGCCCCTGGAGCCGGAACCGGATGTGGAGACGGCCCCCAGCCCGCCCACGGATCCTCCGGGCTCCCCAGAACCTGCAGAGTCCAAAAACCCCAGACCCAGAACCTCCAAGAGGAAATCTAAGGTGGAGGAATGA
- the bbs4 gene encoding Bardet-Biedl syndrome 4 protein isoform X2 produces the protein MIKEQLQETNGMCEYAIYVQALIMRLEGKIQPSLELFQSCVILNPSSADNLKQVARSLFLLGKHKAAIEFYHEAAGLNEKDWEISHNLGLCYFFIKDFKRAEEHLNIALRINKHDKTFMMLGKVHLQAGETDKAIEVYRTAVEFSPENTELLSTLGLLFLQLGKYQKAFEHLGNALTFDPNNYKAILAAGSMMQTHGDFDVAMNKYRVAACAVPESPPLWNNIGMCFFGKKKYVAAISCLKRAHYMSPFDWKVLYNLGLVHLTMQQYASAFHFLNAAISLNPRMGELYMLLAVALTNLEDVDNATRAYEQAAIIDESNPLVNLNFAIFLYNHGDKKATLDQYQEMERKVNLLRDNNSNFEFDTELMDMAQKMGAALQVTEGLVWTKPGKDSKSKANSAAAAKALGTNQALGQAMSSAASYNKNLQLPTGGSMPLEPEPDVETAPSPPTDPPGSPEPAESKNPRPRTSKRKSKVEE, from the exons ATGATCAAAGAACAGCTGCAGGAGACTAACGGAATGTGTGAATATGCCATATATGTTCAAG CATTAATCATGCGCCTCGAGGGCAAGATCCAACCGTCCCTGGAGCTGTTTCAGAGCTGTGTCATCCTGAATCCCAGCAGCGCTGACAACCTCAAGCAGGTGGCCAGATCGCT ATTTCTCCTGGGAAAGCACAAAGCAGCTATTGAGTTCTACCACGAAGCTGCGGGGCTCAACGAGAAAGACTGG GAGATCAGTCATAATCTGGGGTTGTGCTATTTCTTCATCAAAGACTTCAAGCGT GCTGAGGAGCATCTAAACATAGCTCTCCGGATTAATAAACACGACAAGACGTTTATGATGCTCGGGAAGGTTCATCTGCAGGCTGGAGAAACCGACAAGGCCATCGAAGTGTACAGGACGGCCGTGGA ATTCTCTCCAGAGAATACTGAACTCTTGTCTACTCTCGGGCTGCTGTTTTTACAG CTTGGGAAATACCAAAAAGCATTTGAGCACCTTGGAAATGCCCTCACGTTTGACCCCAACAATTATAAG GCCATCCTGGCTGCGGGCAGCATGATGCAGACCCACGGCGACTTTGATGTGGCCATGAACAAGTACAGAGTGGCGGCCTGCGCCGTGCCAGAGAGCCCGCCCCTCTGGAACAACATCGGCATGTGTTTCTTCGGGAAAAAGAAGTATGTGGCG gccATCAGCTGCCTGAAGCGAGCCCACTACATGTCTCCCTTTGACTGGAAGGTGTTGTACAACCTGGGTCTGGTTCACCTGACCATGCAGCAGTACGCCTCTGCCTTCCACTTCCTCAACGCCGCCATCAGCCTCAACCCACGGATGGGGGAACTCTACATGTTACTGGCAG TGGCTCTGACCAACCTGGAGGACGTAGACAACGCCACCAGAGCGTATGAGCAGGCTGCCATCATTGACGA GTCCAACCCTCTGGTCAACCTGAACTTTGCCATCTTCCTCTACAACCATGGCGATAAGAAGGCCACTCTGGACCAGTatcaggagatggagaggaaagtCAACCTGCTTCGAGACAACAACAGCAACTTTGAATTTGATACTGAG CTCATGGACATGGCTCAGAAGATGGGAGCTGCTCTGCAGGTGACGGAGGGTCTGGTGTGGACTAAACCAGGCAAGGACTCCAAATCCAAAGCAAACTCTGCGGCGGCCGCCAAAGCCCTCGGTACCAACCAAGCTCTGGGCCAAGCCATGTCTTCTGCCGCCAGCTACAACAAGAACCTCCAGCTGCCAACGG GTGGTTCCATGCCCCTGGAGCCGGAACCGGATGTGGAGACGGCCCCCAGCCCGCCCACGGATCCTCCGGGCTCCCCAGAACCTGCAGAGTCCAAAAACCCCAGACCCAGAACCTCCAAGAGGAAATCTAAGGTGGAGGAATGA